The Vespa velutina chromosome 2, iVesVel2.1, whole genome shotgun sequence sequence ttactctctctctctctctctctcactctgtctctctcactttcttaaACACGTACTTACATTtcgtaaagaatatatatatatatatatatatatatattctctcttttcaagttctctctctctctctctctctctctctctctctcgtttgtttttttcctctttttttatttccttcctccattctttttcctccttcctccgctcctttttttcttttcttctttttctgtttgttttttcttttccttccctttttttttcctttctttttttttccccttttcttttttttttttttcgttcttttcctttttttcattcacctCGCCGCCTCGAGCAGCATTATTAATGACCGCGGAAACCGCGTCAAAGATCTCACGGGCTTGCGAGCGTGATCTATCCGCGTGTACGATACGCATTTTTTAACCGGCCCTCCTCCGCGTGATGAATGGCGGTTAACCGCGGTCGGGATGTTCTTGTCCCGCTTTGCGAGGATAACCAAGCTCGACcgagtgagatagagatagatagatagatagatagatagatagatagatagatagtgtgagtgagtgagtgagagagagagagagagagagagagagagagagagagagatcgtggATCAGCTTTCAGACGAACTATGATTTAAAGTTTACGAACGCACGTGCCCCTACCGTAATCGCTACCGAGTCTatcttaaagaaataaacttaAGATGATTAGGAAGTGGCTGATTGGGAGGGAGGGAGCAGAGGcggaggaggggaggggactggagggaggaaaaatacaagaagaaaaagaagatgatgatgatgatgatgatgaaataGAAGGGAATGACCATTGTAATAACGTAACGataacgtataataataatatacgtataatattttattattatattttattaaatgaatgattgtattacgttaaaaaataatcgatatgaaaattgaaaataatgtgaataaattaaatttgtttgtttcaatgatatatttatttgcaataatcgatataatcgaaatTGTATAAGAAGCATTCACGATAAGATAGATCTTAATTGTATGATATAATGCAGTAGCATATGCGAATAACATATGATCGTGttatttaaatcaatgaatgtttttttcttttcttttttttttctttctttctttatctcttttgatagggataagaaaaagaggagagagagagagagagagagatttcgttgaaataataatatcatctaATATCAATCATTGttcatatttgatatttaaaatgacaGATAAaccaagaaagaagaaacgagtaCTTTCAAAGTTTCAATTTAAGACTTTTTCTTAAGGTCGTTCACCTCGTTTTTCAATTCCTCGACCTTACTTGACAATTCCTCTACTTTCTTTTCCAAATTCGGTAATATCGGACCAATTGATTCGAATGATTTTCTATCGACGCATTTCTTTAAGATCGCGTCGTCGGTTTTGGCATTAGGTTCGTGCGCTAGACACTCCTCGATCAAAAGATCCCCAACGGACCAATCCTTTATCCAATTAACGTTACTACGTTTTAACATATAAGTCATTTCCGATCTACAACGATAAGACCATGGATTGCccgctattaatattaactttaaatttgtcaatttttttatgttcgaTTCGGCAATACAATCGACCAATTCGTTGTAAGCTATATCGAGTAACTCGAGTTTCGGTAATAGACCATAAAACTCTGAATCGATCTTACGAATTTGATTTTTGAAAACGATCAATTCCTTCAAATTCGACAATCCCCGTATCCAGGATGTCTCGATCGCTACGATCCGATTGTTCGACAAGTCGAGCGTCTCCAGTTTATCGAGGCTTTTGAATGCATCGTCTTCTATCTTCTCAAGAGAACATCCGGTGATCCTCAATTCTATCAGACTACCGGCAAATCTTGAGAATGCGTCGCTTGGTATATTGCTGATGTTAGACTTCACCAATTTAAGCCCAACCACGGAGTCCGGTAACGAGGCCAACTGATTTACGGATAGttaaaaagatcgatcgtgattaaatgacgattatatccatgagaaatgataaaagagaTGAGAGATAAGAAATGACGTTTTCAATGTAAAGTATTTACGGTGTTGTTCGTTAAATgtttcattcaaaaaaaaaaaaaaaagaaaaaaaaaaagaaatgacagtTCCGTTAGAAAGGAAAGGTAAGAAATATTCATCTTCTTCAAACAATCTAATCTAAtctcttataaaattttagatAGAATATAATTGCGTGACAAGATTTGTATatcttaaatgaaattttttttttctttttaatgaatattactTTTTCCACCCTAccccctcctcttcttctttttctcttttatttttatttttattttttgtaaatcatCTTCAGACATTGTGCATTGCAAaatgcatataatataatataatataataaaataaaataaaataaaataaaaaagacgaaCGTTTTCCCgtacaaataaattatcttcgtattgataaaattaatagaaaaatatcggTCTTATAATTACGAGATTTCTATTggaacattatttttcataaagacGAATGTTAATATCTCGATGAAAATCAAAGTGGACAAATTTTCGAGTTACCTCGAGAattgaagatataaaaatgtattaattaaaaaacgaaaaaaattttctatatatatatatatatatatatatatatatatatatatatatatatatcagaactatgcatttacatatgtataaatatacaatgtaCATACTTCTGCTAAACTCGAAAGACCTTGACATTTGTACCATCCCGGTTGTTTCTCCAAATCACAAAGTTCagcgaaagaaaatgatattgttGTCGCTAAGACAAGAACCACGTACAACTTGGATCCTTTCATTCTGCCTTTTACTAAGAGACTACTCGTCCGTTTTACTTCTGCATCTCCATTTATACTCGCgacatcgtcatcgtcaaCATCATCATCTAATCTTTTTCCGCGGGAAATAAACTTCTGGTtctgggaagaaaaaaaaaaatgcgaaaaCGGGGAAAAACGCGGACGAAGGCCTATCGCTATTTACTGGAAATTTACTGGCTGTTATTACGAAACGACTGGGCATGCGTAGTCgcgttgaaagaaagagaaaatagagagagagagagagagagagagagagagagagagagagagaagagaaaagataaaaataaacaacaacaataaagaaaaaaaaaagatgatcgGTTTGATTTGACGAACTATCGAAAAGATCGTATCAGATATTATAtcagataaattatatcaaatacatAACGTATATCTTCGAATAttgaacaaatatatttacgaaatTTGAAACTAATCTAATCTATCATGaaagtgataaaaattaaaattttaaattagaatagaaaattaaaaagctatctttttctttttcatttttaaatgcgTACATATCATAAGTGACATTTAATAACGcgttctatttaattttgcaTTCTATTTACTATTTCAAcgtgaaagaaaacgaaaaaaaaggggggggggggaagggaacaaacgaaagaaagttacacaaaaaaaattacatttcaaTTGCACCTCCAAGGGGAAGAGgatggggaggggggagggggagggggagggggcgTGGAGAATTGTGGGCAGGCgaaaaatattccaatattttttaaattaaaaaaaaaaaaaaaaaaaaaaaaaaaaaaaaaaaaagggagaagaagaaaaaagaaggaaaaaaaataaaggaacatTCTTTCAAGAttgacatattaaatatacatatatatatttattttaaatatggcGTGTGTGGTTTGCGATTCTTacgagatattaaattttcgatttaagtttaactataaaaaaaaaaaaaaaaaaaaaagaaaaaaaaacaatatcatcgttcttcttttaaacgatttttcgtACTTACttggaataaattaataaggaagaaaaagaaaaagaaaaagagagagagagagagagagagagaaagagacagagaaagaaaagagagaaagaaaatttgtaggAAGGTCGAGGTTCCTTTTTGCAAGTATTTACTGCCGATGTgagtgaaatgaaatgaaatcctatgtaaattataataaattatatttcactttGACATTTATACGTTCTTCTACCTGGAATTCCCTGTTTATTGTCGTCCatccaaataaaaagaaaaagaaggataaatgTAGTCACGCttttatagagagagagagagagagagagagagagagaaagagagagagagagagagagagagagagagagagagaatgtccTAATGAGATCCttaaaaaacataaagaaaaataaaaaaaaaaaaaaaaacagcaaaatcaataaatgtaaaaatgaacgaaagaacTTGTACAAACATACGATCAGTTCTACGTCTTGTCTTTTATATAACTGTCGGTCGTTCACTATTTTACACACTTTGATATACGACGCTTAAACAAACctaaatatgtgtatgtatgtatgtatgcatttatttatttattttctattagtaTTAGTTTGGCCTTCGTACGGAATGGAGGATAAGAGATTCAAATAGATACTCAAAATtaattgcatatatattatattctttaaaatttgtttaatatttaatattacgtacgtttttatttataatatatctcgtttatacatatcttatatatatatatatatttatttatttatttcttcgatattaaatcgttattatttaagaCAAAGGATTCTAACGAGCTATGACTTTTTaacatagataaaaaattaatcgatttcgtAAAATTGATTTGAACAATTTTCCGGATATACTTTTCATAAATTACTgcagtgtatatatatatatatatatatatatatatatatatatatatatatatacatttatgtagCTACGTGCCGTGGCGACATTAAGGCCTTCTCGAACGCACGGCATACGGTAATAACAAAGCAGCATTACCTCGATCGTGCTATAATCTCTCTCGAATAAAGCCACCTGACGACGACTAGGACGACTGACTAGGACGACTAGAACGACTAGGACGACGaggaatatagaaaatttctgGTTGGTGTTCTGGTAGTGGTCCGGTAGATTTAGCCGTCTGCGTTTGTCACTAGTTCGTGCTAGGAAATAAAGTGCTCGGTTAGAGTGTAGACGATATCGAACATGTATACGTGTGCAAGTGTCCGTGTATAGATGAGTATCttcaatgtatttatgtatgtatgtatgtatgtatttatgtatgtatgtatgtatgtatgtatgtatgtacgagcTACATGGCCGATAGATCTCTAAACTGTACCTTGTAGATTATGGACTCGTATGGTGCTAGTCACGGCTGATCGTGTCTTTCTACGACGATTAGAGTTTAGACCCTCGATCCTAATCTTCTAAtactaatcataataataataatgataataatgatgatgatgataataataataaataataataaaaatcgtttcaatatcgagaaaattaatcggggatatataaagaaagatcgaaattaatcgaatttattttacataaatatattcaattttgttaaatcgtatttaaaaaatttttaatgttaaattcgataataataatttgaatagtATTAGAGTAGTAAGAATAAATTGTATGAATTTGGGTCAAGTATCGTCATAGAATTCTGATAGAACACAACGATTAcgtaatattgattaataaatattaataataataacaataataataataataataataataataataataataataataacaattacattaatataatataggtagaatgaaatagaaatatggATTATCTAATGTACATTGAAATATCGAACGTACGTACAGATATTACaaagtgaaaaaaggaaaaagtttctAGATGAATCAGAAGTTCCTAGTActtgaaagaattttaaattggatattttaaaaatcatttaagaaCTTTTGGCCCATCTAGGTAACTTTGTATGCGccttacatttcttttatttatagatactaatttaatttgtaagaTCGAACCTTCGTCAAGATTCTTCTAATACAACTCAAGtaacacaaagagagagagagagagagagagagagagagagagagagagagaaagagagagaaagatataaactGAACTTATGTAAAATCGTTCaaatttttacattgaatttagaatttattatatatttatactcattatatacgttattatatatctattatatatgtaccaaTACgtattacacacacatatatatatatatatatatatacattattattattattttaaatttataaatagattttaatcttcattaattttctcttattttattatatatatatatatatatatatatatatatatatatatatatatatatataataaatgcaaaaatCATTCAGTTTCATTtaaacgatcttttttttctattttatcctttttttcaaagagataaaaaaagatagggagacagatagaaaaatagatagatatagagagagagagagagagagagagagagagagagagatagataccTTGGAAAATCGTTCGCTTTTACTTGACTCCGTCTCCGAGATTTTTCAAGCCCccgaacgaagaagagatcGCCCGGAGCCTTTTATCCGATTAAATGCCGCGATTAGACAAAGCCGGAAGTTATTAGTCGATTGAACTTTTTTATCGGAATTACCCCTAGCTCGCGAACTTTACAGCGTATTTCCCCGGAGCGTAATGGTATTTGTGGATCCAGACCGTAGACTAGACTACTTACGAAATAATTCCAAGGGAGGTTAAATAAAGGGGAagagtaaaaaacaaaagaaaaaagacaacatcaacaacaaaaaaaaaaaaaaaggaacaagaaaaaaataaaaggaaaggaaaatggaaaatgagaaagagagatagagagaaaagagagagaaagtgacagagagagagagagagagagagagagagagaaatgggtTGTGACGGTGGGTGGGTGGGATGGAAACTCGCCCTtcaaacaaaagaagaaaaaaagaacaagatgaaaagaaaaagaagaagaagaaggagtaagaaaagaaggaggagaagaaggaggaagagaatgagacggagaaggaggtggaaagaaatagaaaaaaaaaaaaaaaaaaaaaaaaaagcaaaataaaaggaagaaaacgttCCGTGGTAACTTCTTTAAAAGGGTTACTCTTTCGCATTACGAGAGCACTTTATTCGCTCACTAAACCAGTAGCCCTGATACCATGTGCTCTAGCGGGTGGGATAacgaaaaaggatgaaagagaaggatagggAAGGGATGAAGGCTAAGCGGGAATGGTGATGTTGGTGATAGCGGTCGGAGGGAGGGAGGGCGGACTCAACTAGGATAGGCTAGAGAAGAGAATTGAAACGAAAGAatgataaacaaacaaaaaaaaagaaaaagaaaaaaggaatttcgTAGGAAGTAAACGTTATACTTCGttcatacatattattttctagtaaaatatcgttttatagtAAGTTTTTACATGTGTTTgtcttctttatctctgtctccctctctctctcgctctctctctctctctctctctctctctctctttagttcAACTAATAAACAATCAATCGTAATTTCGGTGCaaactcttctctctttttttccttatttctttttttctttctttttttttttctttttcttccgtaGAGACAGCTAATCGTCCAAGTCGTTGGATATGACGTTTAGGTACATCCCCGGTTGTTTacgtctgtgtgtgtgtgtgtgtgtgtgtgtctatgtgcGCGTGCGATAGTATGTCTCTGCCGATAGTGTaatcatcattaataataacgcgTTGACGCGTTTAACAAACGACAAATAGGAAAGATCGAAGGTTTATCCGTAGAATTGAACCTTTAACCTGTTAtctattattctttcatatatatattttaacgatatcaaaaatgtgcaaatacatatgtatttattcgaGCAGAAACGATCCGCGATGTGATATTATCGATCATATTcgatcataattatataaata is a genomic window containing:
- the LOC124946530 gene encoding phospholipase A2 inhibitor-like, whose protein sequence is MKGSKLYVVLVLATTISFSFAELCDLEKQPGWYKCQGLSSLAELASLPDSVVGLKLVKSNISNIPSDAFSRFAGSLIELRITGCSLEKIEDDAFKSLDKLETLDLSNNRIVAIETSWIRGLSNLKELIVFKNQIRKIDSEFYGLLPKLELLDIAYNELVDCIAESNIKKLTNLKLILIAGNPWSYRCRSEMTYMLKRSNVNWIKDWSVGDLLIEECLAHEPNAKTDDAILKKCVDRKSFESIGPILPNLEKKVEELSSKVEELKNEVNDLKKKS